Proteins from a single region of Thermococcus sp. EP1:
- a CDS encoding L-2-amino-thiazoline-4-carboxylic acid hydrolase — MNEEKNSVQKMAEIMALLFYHISKEVIDTFGEEGEKALERAIEKFGSERGENIRKDVLSRGLPLTLENLSKYYDMPLKEAWKSKGQVDDRTYYSEVTFCPFAKVWKEKNAEEIGLIYCEQDVALMKAYNPNVEFKRPKNVLKGDEVCLFDVRLKTKN, encoded by the coding sequence ATGAATGAAGAAAAGAATAGTGTTCAAAAGATGGCCGAAATTATGGCTCTCCTCTTCTACCACATTTCAAAAGAAGTAATAGACACCTTTGGAGAAGAGGGGGAAAAGGCCTTGGAACGAGCTATAGAGAAATTTGGATCGGAAAGAGGTGAAAATATTAGAAAGGATGTTTTAAGCAGGGGATTGCCTTTAACATTGGAAAACCTGTCAAAATATTATGATATGCCATTGAAAGAAGCTTGGAAAAGTAAAGGGCAAGTGGATGATAGAACCTACTATAGTGAGGTAACCTTTTGTCCTTTTGCAAAAGTCTGGAAAGAGAAAAATGCAGAGGAAATTGGTCTCATATACTGTGAGCAAGATGTCGCATTGATGAAGGCATATAACCCCAATGTAGAGTTTAAAAGGCCCAAAAACGTGTTAAAAGGCGACGAAGTATGTTTATTTGATGTGAGGTTAAAAACTAAAAACTAA
- a CDS encoding DUF4097 family beta strand repeat-containing protein: MIEVVEREYKMGPGMKLKLGNINGYVKMEGYEGDTLKLRAEKKWGLLGAEPKIKIKKEGDTLIIKVKQKRSFGVSIGESAVNFELLIPKEVEVEVASVNGSITVKNISKAGKIATVNGRIDVENVEARKISTVNGTIKALMTRISNDAGISTVNGSIEVYVPKNANVEVKASTVNGKINTDIPGEISKTPIYGPKSFMGVLGEGRHKLKVSAVNGSITIKLR; this comes from the coding sequence ATGATTGAAGTAGTTGAGAGAGAATACAAAATGGGGCCCGGAATGAAGTTAAAGCTTGGCAATATAAACGGCTATGTAAAAATGGAGGGTTATGAGGGAGATACATTAAAACTCAGAGCTGAGAAAAAGTGGGGCCTTTTAGGTGCTGAACCTAAAATAAAAATCAAAAAAGAAGGAGATACACTCATAATAAAAGTGAAACAGAAGAGAAGCTTTGGAGTAAGTATTGGCGAAAGTGCGGTTAATTTTGAACTACTTATTCCGAAGGAAGTTGAAGTTGAGGTGGCAAGTGTTAACGGCTCGATAACTGTTAAAAACATTTCAAAAGCGGGCAAAATAGCCACAGTAAACGGGAGAATAGATGTTGAAAATGTTGAAGCTAGAAAAATTTCGACAGTAAATGGGACGATAAAGGCATTAATGACAAGAATTAGCAATGATGCTGGTATATCCACAGTAAATGGTAGTATTGAAGTCTATGTTCCAAAGAACGCCAATGTGGAAGTTAAAGCAAGTACTGTAAATGGAAAGATAAATACTGACATACCAGGGGAGATCTCAAAGACACCTATTTACGGACCAAAATCATTCATGGGAGTTCTTGGAGAGGGAAGACACAAACTGAAGGTATCTGCAGTGAATGGAAGTATCACAATTAAGCTGAGATGA
- the mrtA gene encoding CPBP family archaeomyxosortase MrtA, producing the protein MKSSFILYLVGILLVILSRSLGTNIYEWAFYNILFYVIIPLIVAYSLGFKLNEMGFKFGKKEGYKWAFMVFFMALPISMYASQLDAFRDYYPIFTYTSWSEFLFKELLIGVIMFAHEAFYRGILLFPLAKENEWVGILAQNIPYTLVHIGKPALEVPYSFFAGIAFAKIDLKSESFLPSFFLHWMGAIVFDILCIISA; encoded by the coding sequence TTGAAAAGTTCATTCATCCTATATCTCGTCGGAATTCTTCTCGTGATTCTTAGTCGTTCTTTAGGGACTAACATATATGAATGGGCTTTTTATAATATCCTCTTTTATGTGATAATCCCCCTTATAGTAGCGTACTCCCTTGGGTTTAAGCTAAATGAAATGGGGTTTAAATTTGGCAAAAAAGAAGGATATAAATGGGCGTTTATGGTTTTTTTCATGGCACTTCCTATAAGCATGTATGCCTCCCAATTAGACGCCTTCAGAGATTATTACCCTATTTTCACCTACACGTCCTGGTCAGAGTTTCTCTTCAAAGAACTCCTCATAGGAGTTATAATGTTCGCTCATGAGGCATTTTACAGAGGGATATTACTCTTCCCCTTGGCTAAAGAAAATGAATGGGTCGGCATACTCGCACAGAATATTCCATATACTCTTGTCCATATAGGAAAGCCAGCGCTGGAGGTCCCTTATTCATTCTTTGCTGGAATAGCATTTGCAAAAATAGATCTAAAAAGCGAGAGCTTTCTACCAAGCTTTTTTCTTCACTGGATGGGTGCAATAGTGTTTGATATCCTTTGCATCATCTCAGCTTAA
- a CDS encoding prolyl oligopeptidase family serine peptidase, whose translation MEDPYLWMENLSDERVLKFIEEENAHFREFIGDIPDKLIDEVKEYYYLPNIWRAQLTEKGIFVQINEKGRQLIKLFDTGEIIVDSKELEKELNDEVLLQGFTVDKEGKRLAYNFSIGGADEGITRIIDLKSREILEEIKPSLWDIVFLEDGYYFARFYRKEKTPDGMEPPAERVFLKKGDKERMIFGEGLASGYFMNLQKSTNGKWAMLTVTFGWNKADIYFGPINKPEEWKKVYSSKVPAYPIDYKDGKLYIYTREGKGLGKIVVLEGEEIKEIIPENEFPLEWAVIVEDKILTGYMVHASSLLRVFTLDGILIEEIKFEMPGQVHPLDNDGKNVLLRYESFTVPYRIYRFSERLELVDEIKLGDNFKVEESFATSRDGTKIHYFTVKGEKDEKKAWVFGYGGFNIPLLPRFFPHAIPFIKRGGTFVMANLRGGSEYGEEWHRAGMRENKQNVFDDFIGVLEKLKSEGYRVAAWGRSNGGLLVSATLVQRPDVMDAALIGYPVIDMLRFHKLYIGSVWIPEYGNPDDPKDREFLLKYSPYHNIDPTKKYPPTLIYTGLYDDRVHPAHALKFAKKLKDVGASVYLRVETKSGHMGASAETRVKELTDVLAFVIKTLGVEV comes from the coding sequence ATGGAAGATCCATACCTCTGGATGGAAAACCTAAGTGATGAGAGAGTGTTGAAGTTCATAGAGGAAGAAAACGCACACTTTAGAGAGTTCATTGGAGATATTCCAGACAAACTTATAGACGAGGTTAAGGAGTACTATTACTTACCCAACATCTGGAGAGCTCAGCTTACAGAAAAGGGAATCTTTGTGCAGATAAACGAAAAGGGCAGACAACTCATAAAACTCTTCGACACAGGAGAGATAATAGTGGACTCAAAGGAGCTTGAAAAAGAACTTAACGACGAGGTCCTTCTACAAGGATTTACTGTAGATAAAGAAGGGAAAAGATTAGCTTACAATTTCTCCATTGGTGGAGCCGATGAAGGAATAACAAGAATAATCGACTTAAAAAGTAGAGAGATCTTAGAGGAGATAAAGCCATCTCTATGGGACATTGTCTTCCTTGAGGATGGCTATTATTTTGCTCGCTTCTATAGAAAAGAGAAAACACCCGATGGAATGGAGCCTCCAGCAGAAAGAGTTTTCCTTAAGAAAGGAGACAAAGAAAGGATGATATTTGGTGAAGGCCTAGCTTCAGGGTATTTTATGAACCTGCAGAAAAGCACAAATGGAAAATGGGCAATGTTAACAGTTACCTTTGGATGGAACAAAGCCGATATATACTTTGGGCCCATAAATAAACCGGAAGAATGGAAAAAAGTGTATTCAAGCAAAGTCCCCGCTTATCCAATAGACTACAAAGATGGAAAGCTCTACATATATACTAGAGAAGGAAAAGGGCTTGGAAAAATAGTCGTGCTCGAGGGAGAAGAAATAAAAGAAATTATCCCAGAAAATGAATTTCCCCTTGAATGGGCCGTTATAGTAGAAGACAAGATACTTACCGGCTACATGGTTCATGCATCCTCACTCTTGAGAGTCTTCACATTAGATGGAATCCTTATAGAAGAGATAAAATTTGAGATGCCTGGCCAAGTTCATCCACTTGACAACGATGGGAAAAATGTTCTCCTTAGATATGAAAGCTTTACAGTGCCATACAGGATTTACAGGTTTAGTGAGAGACTCGAGCTTGTAGATGAAATCAAATTGGGAGACAATTTCAAAGTAGAAGAAAGCTTCGCAACTTCAAGAGATGGAACTAAAATCCATTATTTCACTGTTAAGGGAGAAAAGGATGAGAAAAAAGCTTGGGTCTTTGGGTATGGTGGCTTCAACATACCGCTCTTGCCAAGGTTCTTTCCCCATGCGATTCCCTTCATTAAGAGGGGTGGAACATTTGTTATGGCAAATCTAAGAGGAGGAAGTGAGTACGGCGAAGAGTGGCACAGAGCTGGCATGCGAGAAAACAAACAGAATGTATTTGACGATTTTATAGGAGTTCTAGAGAAGCTTAAGAGTGAGGGATATAGAGTTGCTGCATGGGGAAGAAGCAATGGAGGTCTTTTAGTCTCAGCAACACTTGTCCAAAGGCCAGATGTTATGGATGCAGCATTAATTGGATATCCCGTTATAGACATGCTCCGCTTCCACAAGCTTTACATTGGAAGTGTGTGGATTCCAGAATATGGAAACCCAGATGACCCAAAGGACAGAGAGTTCCTTCTCAAGTATTCCCCATACCATAACATCGATCCAACCAAAAAATACCCACCAACACTAATTTACACTGGACTATACGATGATAGAGTTCATCCAGCTCATGCATTAAAGTTTGCAAAGAAGCTCAAAGACGTTGGTGCATCCGTTTACTTAAGAGTGGAAACAAAGAGCGGACACATGGGGGCCTCAGCGGAAACAAGAGTTAAAGAATTAACAGATGTGCTGGCGTTTGTGATTAAGACTCTGGGAGTTGAAGTTTAG
- a CDS encoding 2-phosphoglycerate kinase, whose amino-acid sequence MIIVIDPEKKTKIPFSRGILTRSITSTGVDVGIAYSIAAEIVKDLERRKVKLITKDEIREIAYKKLLEHGLKDAARKYLFWHELRKLKYPMIILLGGATGVGKSTLATELAFRLGIRTVIGTDTVREVMRKMISRDLLPAIHTSSFLAWRELRNVPRDVNPLIYGFESQVRYISVGINAVIERSYNEGFNTIIEGIHLVPGYLTLNERSFMYMITVRSLEALEARFYERARYSLRPAEYYVKNIEDIIHIQDYLVKKAKEHGVPIIENIELEESINTIMTHLMKEIPKRLKERGIKLEI is encoded by the coding sequence ATGATAATCGTAATCGATCCTGAAAAAAAGACAAAAATCCCTTTTTCCAGAGGAATCCTCACTAGATCTATAACTTCCACCGGTGTTGATGTTGGTATAGCTTATTCTATAGCTGCTGAGATAGTAAAGGATCTGGAGAGAAGAAAGGTAAAACTGATAACAAAAGATGAAATCAGAGAGATAGCGTATAAAAAGCTTCTAGAGCACGGTCTAAAGGATGCCGCAAGAAAATACCTCTTTTGGCACGAACTTAGAAAGCTAAAGTACCCAATGATAATACTTCTTGGCGGAGCAACGGGAGTTGGAAAATCCACACTTGCAACCGAGCTAGCATTTAGACTAGGAATAAGAACCGTGATAGGCACGGATACCGTTAGAGAAGTTATGAGAAAAATGATTAGCAGAGACCTCCTTCCTGCAATCCATACTTCCTCATTTTTAGCTTGGAGAGAACTTAGAAATGTACCAAGAGATGTAAATCCCCTTATTTATGGATTTGAAAGCCAGGTAAGATACATAAGCGTTGGAATTAACGCAGTCATAGAACGTTCATATAACGAAGGATTCAACACGATAATAGAGGGAATTCACCTCGTCCCGGGGTATCTAACACTTAACGAAAGAAGTTTTATGTACATGATAACTGTAAGAAGTCTTGAAGCTCTTGAAGCAAGATTTTACGAAAGAGCACGTTACAGCCTTCGACCTGCCGAATACTATGTGAAAAATATCGAAGATATTATCCACATTCAAGACTACTTAGTCAAAAAAGCGAAAGAACATGGAGTCCCCATAATAGAGAATATTGAGCTCGAAGAATCCATAAACACTATAATGACCCATCTAATGAAAGAGATACCCAAACGACTTAAGGAAAGAGGGATTAAATTAGAAATCTAA
- a CDS encoding aromatic amino acid transport family protein, producing the protein MKRLTLAEASAILIGTQIGAGVLGLPYALREAGPILGVIVIILTGLLTLLTALFVLEVASKSEGKSLSKLTEEHLGKFGGILMFMSISILAYGALIAYIAGSADILSSLLGIRAEIVAVIFWIVMSLIVFMGLKTSGEAELILNGVLLSAIVISIVLVFGNISPENIKYANSSAALRGVGVALFAYVSHMVIPELLKGLKDVRITTKAVFVGYLTPMILYALFILAFIGAFGPETPELATKVLEGLYGSLGRWLGLLLPLAAICTSYIGIALSQMDNIREMLGCSKISSWLLAVAPPLAIYFAGLKSFVNALWLAGTFGGVIYAGILPTLMYLKVKKKEVNFHLHIPHGVVYLSGLIFLMVFVYSLVSLV; encoded by the coding sequence ATGAAGAGGCTGACACTTGCTGAAGCAAGCGCAATACTAATAGGGACTCAAATTGGAGCTGGTGTTTTGGGTTTGCCATATGCTCTAAGAGAGGCTGGACCGATATTGGGAGTTATTGTGATAATTCTTACGGGCCTTTTAACACTTCTAACTGCATTATTTGTTTTGGAAGTTGCCTCTAAGAGTGAAGGAAAAAGTCTTTCAAAGCTTACCGAAGAGCATCTCGGAAAATTTGGTGGGATTCTAATGTTCATGAGCATCTCAATCTTAGCTTATGGGGCTCTTATAGCATACATAGCAGGGAGTGCGGATATACTCTCTTCGTTACTTGGAATTAGGGCAGAAATTGTTGCGGTGATATTCTGGATAGTAATGAGTTTAATTGTATTTATGGGCCTTAAGACTTCTGGAGAGGCCGAATTAATTCTCAATGGAGTTCTTCTTTCTGCCATTGTCATTTCAATAGTGCTTGTCTTTGGGAACATTTCTCCAGAAAATATAAAGTATGCAAACTCCTCCGCTGCTCTACGTGGAGTAGGAGTAGCACTATTTGCCTACGTTAGCCATATGGTAATCCCTGAGCTTCTGAAGGGGCTTAAAGATGTCAGAATTACAACAAAAGCAGTTTTTGTAGGGTATCTCACTCCAATGATACTCTATGCTCTTTTCATCTTGGCTTTTATTGGTGCATTTGGGCCTGAGACTCCTGAGCTAGCAACAAAAGTACTTGAAGGTCTTTATGGTTCTTTAGGTAGGTGGCTTGGCCTATTATTGCCCTTAGCAGCCATATGTACAAGTTATATAGGAATAGCACTTTCTCAGATGGATAACATTAGGGAAATGCTTGGGTGCAGTAAGATAAGTTCATGGCTCTTAGCAGTCGCACCGCCTTTGGCAATATATTTTGCTGGTCTTAAAAGCTTTGTAAATGCTCTATGGCTTGCAGGAACCTTTGGAGGAGTAATTTATGCTGGGATACTTCCAACCCTCATGTACCTTAAAGTGAAGAAAAAAGAAGTGAATTTCCATTTGCACATCCCTCATGGGGTAGTGTATTTGTCTGGCCTGATATTTCTCATGGTTTTTGTTTATTCTTTGGTGTCTCTTGTTTGA
- the cysS gene encoding cysteine--tRNA ligase, with product MKVYNTMTKQKEEFRPLREGEVRMYVCGPTVYDYTHLGHARTYIAFDVIRRYLEHKGYSVLMVMNFTDIDDKIIRRAQETGEDPNELAERFLKFFLEDMKSLKVKPADIYPRVTEHIQDIIEFVRKLEERGYAYEGTDGVYFEVRKYREYGKLSKINLEDLRKGARVEPGEGKRNPEDFALWKKAKPGEPKWDSPWGEGRPGWHIECSTMSTKYLGESFDIHGGGNDLIFPHHENEIAQTEACTGVEWVRYWLHTGFVMVKGEKMSKSLGNFVTIRELLERYSPEVIRFFVLQKHYRSPLDYTEEGIQHAKNNLERLYNTIENIRIAMEKAEIPFKWEKEEFELYEVIREAKKKFYEAMDDDFNTAEAMKPIFEVANAVNVYLTKVEKPKESVLRKAIEFFRIISEVFGIFEEYFKEAKESKEEELIELLIEVRSTLRKQRSFELADKIRAELRELGIQLEDTPEGTIWKRINV from the coding sequence ATGAAAGTTTACAACACGATGACAAAGCAAAAAGAGGAATTCAGACCTTTGAGAGAAGGCGAGGTCAGGATGTACGTTTGTGGGCCCACCGTTTATGATTACACTCATCTTGGACACGCAAGGACCTACATAGCTTTTGATGTGATAAGACGGTACCTGGAGCATAAAGGATATAGTGTCTTAATGGTGATGAATTTCACTGATATAGATGATAAGATCATAAGAAGGGCGCAGGAAACAGGGGAGGACCCAAATGAGCTTGCAGAGAGATTTTTAAAATTCTTTTTGGAGGACATGAAGTCGTTGAAGGTTAAACCCGCTGATATTTATCCGAGAGTTACAGAGCACATTCAAGATATAATTGAGTTTGTCAGAAAACTTGAGGAAAGAGGATACGCATACGAAGGTACTGATGGTGTTTATTTTGAAGTTAGAAAATATAGAGAATATGGAAAGTTAAGTAAAATAAATCTTGAAGACCTCAGAAAAGGAGCAAGAGTCGAGCCAGGAGAAGGAAAGAGAAATCCTGAGGATTTTGCTCTCTGGAAGAAGGCTAAACCTGGAGAACCAAAATGGGACAGCCCATGGGGAGAAGGTAGGCCTGGGTGGCATATAGAATGTTCTACTATGAGCACAAAATACCTTGGAGAGAGCTTTGACATTCATGGTGGTGGAAATGACTTGATCTTCCCCCATCATGAAAACGAAATAGCACAGACAGAGGCATGCACAGGAGTAGAATGGGTTCGCTACTGGCTTCACACAGGCTTTGTTATGGTAAAAGGAGAAAAAATGAGTAAAAGCCTTGGAAACTTTGTCACGATAAGAGAACTCCTTGAAAGATACTCACCTGAAGTTATAAGGTTCTTTGTCCTTCAAAAGCACTATCGCTCTCCTCTTGACTATACAGAAGAAGGAATTCAACATGCAAAGAACAACCTTGAGCGTTTGTATAACACCATCGAGAACATAAGAATAGCAATGGAAAAAGCCGAGATACCGTTCAAATGGGAGAAAGAGGAATTTGAGCTCTATGAAGTTATAAGAGAAGCTAAGAAGAAGTTCTATGAGGCCATGGATGATGACTTCAATACTGCTGAGGCCATGAAGCCTATATTTGAAGTTGCAAATGCTGTAAACGTCTATCTCACAAAAGTTGAGAAACCAAAAGAAAGTGTACTGAGAAAGGCCATTGAGTTCTTCAGAATAATAAGTGAAGTTTTCGGGATCTTTGAAGAATACTTTAAGGAAGCTAAAGAGAGCAAAGAAGAAGAACTCATAGAGTTGCTCATTGAGGTGAGAAGTACACTTAGGAAGCAGAGAAGCTTTGAATTAGCAGATAAGATAAGGGCAGAACTCAGAGAACTAGGAATTCAGCTTGAAGATACTCCTGAAGGGACAATTTGGAAGAGGATAAATGTTTAG
- a CDS encoding ATP-dependent helicase gives MISFADREYSDDEIYAILDEPIRKWFREKFGTFTPPQRYAVVEIHKGENVLISSPTGSGKTLSAFLAAINELVLLGKKEELEDKIYVLYVSPLRALNNDIRRNLEEPLREIREVAKTLGYELPEIRVAVRTSDTSSYEKQKMVKKPPHILITTPESLAIALNAPKFSQRLKTVKYVIVDEVHALAENKRGTHLALSLERLQNLAGDFVRIGLSATIHPLEEVAKFVFGFNEDGTPRSGLIVDVSFAKQTEIVVESVVEDLIYSPASELSEALYKRLDELIEQHRTTLIFTNTRSGAERVAYHLKKKYPKYAELIETHHSSLSRDVRLEVEEKLKRGELKAVVSSTSLELGIDIGSIDLVILIGSPKSVNRALQRIGRAGHRLHEISKGVILVLDRDDLVECTVLAHNARNRRLDRIKIPQNPLDVLVQHVLGMALERVWDIEEAYNLVRRSYPYRNLSFEDFMSVLRYLAGEYAGLEEKRVYAKVWLDEEEGKFGRRGKMTRAIYYMNTGTIPDEAKIEVFTLDKHFIGTVEEEFAERLMPGDIFVLSGRTYEFRKSRANRIYVQPKEGAKPTIPAWFSEMLPLSFDLALDVQRFRREVKDLLDNKRAKSFLMKKYQIDEKAAKAIMGYFREQARYSTVPEDEIILVEEVFDERRAKYFFHTLIGRRANEALSRAFAYLISKKKRCNVGIAISDNGFMLILPKEKVLSENEVKELFQVEDLRETLKRALDNTELLKRRFRHVANRGLLILRRYMGRKKSLSRQQLNAQTLLRLLKKNYPEFPLLKEVYREIMEDKMDIENAEIFLSWVREGKIKVVVEHNELPSPFAFNLEVIGASDVVLMEDRRELIKQLHSKIMKLIEEKA, from the coding sequence ATGATAAGTTTTGCCGATAGAGAATACTCGGATGATGAAATATATGCCATACTTGATGAGCCGATTAGAAAGTGGTTTAGAGAGAAATTTGGGACGTTCACACCCCCTCAGCGTTATGCCGTGGTAGAGATTCATAAAGGAGAAAATGTTTTGATTTCTTCACCAACAGGTAGTGGGAAAACCCTATCCGCTTTCTTAGCAGCTATAAATGAGCTTGTTCTCCTAGGAAAAAAGGAGGAACTCGAGGATAAAATTTACGTCCTTTATGTTTCCCCACTCAGAGCTTTAAATAATGATATACGGAGGAACTTGGAGGAACCTCTTAGGGAAATACGGGAGGTTGCAAAGACTTTAGGTTATGAGTTGCCGGAGATAAGAGTTGCAGTAAGGACAAGTGATACCTCGAGCTATGAAAAGCAAAAGATGGTGAAAAAACCACCTCATATTTTGATCACAACTCCAGAAAGCTTAGCAATAGCTCTAAATGCTCCTAAATTCAGTCAAAGGTTAAAAACAGTTAAATACGTAATTGTAGACGAAGTTCATGCTCTGGCTGAAAATAAGAGAGGTACTCACTTAGCCCTCAGTCTTGAGAGACTTCAAAATTTGGCCGGTGATTTTGTGAGGATTGGTCTTAGTGCAACGATTCACCCTCTTGAAGAAGTTGCCAAGTTCGTTTTTGGCTTTAATGAGGATGGTACACCTCGTTCAGGACTAATTGTGGATGTGAGTTTTGCAAAGCAAACTGAAATTGTCGTAGAGAGTGTTGTTGAGGATCTCATATATTCTCCTGCGAGTGAGCTTAGTGAAGCTCTATACAAACGTTTGGACGAACTCATAGAACAGCACAGAACAACTCTAATATTCACGAATACTAGAAGTGGTGCCGAAAGAGTTGCTTACCACCTCAAGAAAAAATATCCAAAATATGCTGAATTAATTGAAACCCATCATTCAAGTCTTTCTAGAGATGTTAGGCTTGAGGTAGAGGAGAAACTAAAGAGGGGAGAACTCAAAGCGGTAGTCTCTAGTACCTCCCTAGAACTTGGGATTGACATTGGAAGTATTGACTTAGTTATTTTAATAGGATCACCAAAAAGTGTGAATAGAGCTTTGCAAAGAATTGGAAGAGCAGGTCATAGATTGCATGAGATCAGTAAGGGAGTAATTCTTGTTTTGGATAGGGATGATCTGGTAGAATGTACAGTCTTAGCCCACAACGCAAGGAATAGACGGCTTGATAGAATTAAAATTCCTCAGAACCCGCTGGATGTTCTTGTGCAACATGTTCTTGGAATGGCCCTGGAAAGGGTCTGGGATATAGAGGAAGCGTATAATCTCGTGAGAAGGTCCTATCCCTATCGTAACTTGAGTTTTGAAGATTTTATGTCTGTTTTGCGCTACTTGGCAGGAGAATACGCAGGGTTAGAAGAGAAAAGGGTCTATGCGAAAGTATGGTTAGATGAAGAAGAGGGTAAATTCGGTAGACGAGGCAAAATGACGAGGGCTATTTATTACATGAATACAGGTACAATTCCTGATGAGGCTAAGATCGAGGTCTTTACTCTTGATAAACATTTTATAGGCACTGTTGAAGAAGAATTTGCTGAAAGACTAATGCCAGGAGATATTTTTGTTTTATCTGGAAGGACGTATGAGTTTAGGAAATCTAGGGCCAATAGAATTTATGTTCAACCCAAAGAGGGGGCAAAGCCTACAATTCCAGCTTGGTTTTCCGAAATGCTCCCCTTGAGTTTTGACCTTGCATTAGATGTTCAAAGATTTAGGAGGGAGGTTAAAGATCTCCTAGATAACAAAAGAGCCAAGAGTTTTCTGATGAAGAAATACCAGATAGACGAGAAAGCGGCAAAGGCCATTATGGGATATTTTAGAGAACAAGCAAGGTATTCAACCGTTCCTGAGGATGAGATAATTCTTGTTGAAGAGGTCTTTGACGAAAGAAGGGCAAAATACTTCTTCCATACCTTGATAGGTAGGAGGGCCAATGAAGCCTTAAGCAGGGCCTTTGCTTATTTGATTAGTAAGAAAAAGAGATGCAATGTGGGGATAGCTATAAGTGATAATGGATTTATGCTCATCTTGCCGAAAGAAAAAGTTCTAAGTGAAAATGAAGTCAAAGAACTTTTCCAAGTAGAAGATTTGAGGGAAACTCTGAAAAGGGCCTTGGATAATACAGAGCTTTTGAAGAGGCGTTTTAGACACGTAGCCAACAGAGGATTACTAATATTAAGGCGTTACATGGGACGGAAGAAGAGCCTAAGTAGACAACAACTCAATGCACAGACTTTATTGAGACTTTTAAAGAAAAATTATCCAGAGTTCCCACTTCTCAAAGAGGTTTATCGTGAGATAATGGAGGATAAAATGGATATAGAGAATGCGGAAATTTTCTTGAGCTGGGTAAGGGAAGGTAAGATAAAAGTGGTAGTAGAGCATAATGAACTGCCATCACCTTTTGCCTTTAACCTTGAAGTGATTGGAGCTAGTGATGTTGTGCTGATGGAAGATAGGAGAGAGTTGATTAAGCAGCTGCATAGTAAAATAATGAAACTAATAGAAGAAAAAGCTTAA
- a CDS encoding peptidylprolyl isomerase, giving the protein MKVAKKDVIKLHYIGKIKETGEIFDTTYEDVAKEAGIYNEKGIYGPVPIAVGAGHVIKGLDEALEGLEVGKKYTLEIPPEKAFGKRDPKLIKTFTIGQFRRQGIYPFPGLDVEIETESGKKLKGRVMSVSSGRVRVDFNHPFAGKTAVYEVEILEKIEDPIEKVKALIDLRIPRIDFEKVQIEVGEKDVKIDFGEQTLDPRTLVLGEILLESDLKFLGYETVEFKPTVEDLLKPPEAKIEEEEPEKVEPEIEEKSEEPPEEIAKEVEKAEEIEEANEENTVENETKEE; this is encoded by the coding sequence ATGAAAGTGGCAAAGAAGGATGTAATAAAGCTCCACTACATTGGAAAGATCAAAGAGACTGGAGAGATATTTGATACAACTTATGAAGACGTTGCAAAAGAAGCTGGCATTTACAATGAAAAAGGCATTTACGGACCAGTGCCAATAGCAGTGGGTGCTGGACATGTTATAAAAGGCCTTGACGAAGCTTTAGAAGGCCTGGAAGTTGGGAAGAAGTACACTCTTGAGATCCCCCCAGAAAAGGCCTTTGGGAAGAGAGATCCCAAACTCATAAAAACGTTTACAATAGGCCAGTTCAGAAGACAAGGCATTTATCCATTCCCTGGACTTGATGTAGAAATAGAAACAGAAAGTGGGAAGAAACTCAAAGGAAGAGTTATGAGCGTTTCAAGTGGTAGAGTTAGAGTTGACTTTAACCACCCATTTGCTGGGAAAACTGCGGTGTATGAAGTCGAGATTCTTGAAAAAATCGAAGACCCAATAGAGAAAGTAAAAGCTCTCATAGACCTTAGAATCCCAAGAATCGACTTTGAAAAAGTGCAGATTGAAGTTGGCGAGAAGGATGTAAAGATAGACTTCGGAGAACAAACATTAGATCCAAGAACCCTTGTATTGGGCGAAATACTTTTAGAAAGTGACCTCAAGTTCTTGGGTTACGAAACAGTGGAATTCAAACCTACAGTTGAAGATCTTCTAAAACCTCCAGAAGCTAAGATTGAAGAAGAGGAACCTGAAAAAGTTGAACCTGAAATAGAAGAGAAGAGTGAAGAACCACCAGAAGAAATCGCTAAGGAAGTTGAAAAAGCCGAAGAAATCGAAGAAGCCAATGAAGAAAACACCGTAGAGAATGAAACCAAAGAGGAGTGA